AGCTTTAGTAGCCCACCATCATTAAATGGTATTCAAACAGCTTTTCATCCATGGCTCGTTTCCTGTTTGTCTGTCCTTCTGTTTGTAAGCAGTTCTTATTTAGATGTTGATATTTACATGTTTCAAAATTTCTTTGATTTCGTTTGCCCTTATATCTGTGTCAATGTGACCAAGTGGTTTATCTCTGGATATTAAATCTGGCTTAGAGGTTTCCTCTTACCTAACCTTGAACAGCTTATACGTGTCATATCTCGACggaaattttgacatgtttattttactttaaaaattaGTACcgggtaatctattgaaaaccatacgTTTTGCTAaattaagttgtgaaaattatcCAAAGGCATGGACTAACATGTATGATATTCTATAttcattagttacaacacagaactTTTGCATCACAATAGTCCTTGCTTTtaatgctttatgtatgttttgcttAATGATCTGACCGTATCTACTCACTTTACTgcactgtagatgtaaatataatgaatttATCTACTCACTTTACTgcactgtagatgtaaatataatgatttttgacagtactgcTAAAATCCATTTTGAGCGCTTATTTGACTTTACAAAATAACAAcctatacattttgtattgcaaaaaaattttgtttatttttgttgcGCTTCTTAATCCATGAGCATAAAATTACAGCACATGTAACGTTAAGTCACTAGTTGTTTGAATACAAGACAAAAACCAAACTAACCATGTGCATTGTAACATCAATAACACATTCTGTTTTTTTGTAGGATCTTCGACAACAGTTAGACAAAATATTGGAGGAAAAGATCAAACATCCGGGACCAACAGACTGGTCCAAAAGTAGCAGAGAGGGTGCCATTATGTCTGCCATTACTGAACTGTTAACAACAGAAATACTGGTAAATtataaaggtgagaacattcaaacacaaagaaaagaaaagtaCCATGGATTCAAATGGTGATATCTAGGGATACAACCACAAAAAGAAAGTACATGGATTTAGATGGTGATATCTAAAGTTACTTTCACCAAGAAAGGGAAAGTACCATGGATTTAGATGGTGATATCTAAAGTTACTTTCACCAAGAAAGGGAAAGTACCATGGATTTAGATGGTGATATCTAAAGTTACTTTCACCAAGAAAGGAAGGATCAATGTTACTAGGATTACCCAAGAAAGGAAAGTACCATGGATTTAGATGTGATATCTAAA
The nucleotide sequence above comes from Argopecten irradians isolate NY chromosome 1, Ai_NY, whole genome shotgun sequence. Encoded proteins:
- the LOC138321682 gene encoding ATP-dependent DNA/RNA helicase DHX36-like produces the protein MFGGEIEASEEMVDDELRPKVTVDEWILFWTSLSTAQMVKDLRQQLDKILEEKIKHPGPTDWSKSSREGAIMSAITELLTTEILVNYKGENIQTQRKEKYHGFKW